The Oncorhynchus nerka isolate Pitt River linkage group LG12, Oner_Uvic_2.0, whole genome shotgun sequence genome contains the following window.
ccggctgtgacacagcctgggattgaacccggatctgtagtgacgcctcaagcctTGCGATGCAATAcctgaccgctgcgccactcaggaggccaggTGTTTGGTTTTTGCCCCCAGCACCACACAGCTGATTGAAATAATCAACTTAATCATCAAGCTTTgttcatttgaatcagctgtgtagtgtttggGCAAAAAATAAAAAGGTCCACCTCTTGAGGTCCCGCGGACCAGCTTTGGGAAACGCTGGTCTATAAATTATAGTATGATATGGACATGGCAGGAGACCTGGGGGCTGTATGTATAAAGTGTCAGAGTGAGAGCGTTGATCTAGGAGAGATtccccctgtctgtctactcTTAATTCATTTTTTAATCGAAAAAAGGAAATCTTGACTCTAGATCAGCGTTATTAAAAGAAATACCAGATCAGCACACCTACTCTCAACGGAGCCCTGGCGTGAGAATGACTGGTCATCATACACACTGACAGCTGGTAGACATGGTGTGATGTCATTATCTTTGGTGGAGATGATTAGGAGGGAAAAGTCTAGATGATAGAGCACCATAAACGGTCTGCTCTGTTGACAGATGGgctaaagcacacacacacacacacacacacacagcaatgctTTACTATACCTGAGAATACTTTTTGTGgaccaacaattgattcccattcaaaatcctattttccctaattctaacccctaaacctaaaatACAATTTTTACAAGTGAGGACTGGCAACATATCCTCACTTCTCTGAATGTTAGTTGGTTTACTATTCTAGTGAGGActtctggtacacacacacacacagacacacacacacagccaattaCAAAGACTCACGAATATATAGGTGCTTGTGCGCGCGATTTTGTCCGGCGTGCGTGCATGCCAGCGTTTTGGGCATCATTTGCTACTGATTAAGAGCTTAACCTATCGTTAAGACTCCTATGTGTCGTATAAAAATAGAAACGTTACAAAACTATAGGGTATTTTAGTTACACTTAATTAGTTTACCAACCGAGTGGCCGATACCATTTAACGTGGAGCATGGCCTAAGTGCGTGACATATTGTAGACTTGTGTGTCTTATAAAATAACACACAGTTATGCAACACAAAAGGTAGGCAACGTAGGGTAGGTAATTACAATACGGTAATTCATTTAGGCTACTAACCGGCTATGTCCCACAACTGCAGACGCACCACCGTCTTGTGATCCCAATTGAGGATTTTGAGAGCGAAGTCTACTCCTATGGTGGCCCGGTAATGTTGAGAGAATATCTGATGGACATAACGCTTGATTATAGACGTCTTGCCGACACCCAAGTCACCGATGACCAGGACCTTGAGCAAGCGTTGTTGCTGCATGGTTGGACTATGAGTTGGTAGAAAACAATCACGTCTAGTTACACCACATTATTGTCCACATAGAAATGTTTTATGAAAAATGACATGcagaaaaaaatattccaaaagcCAGTGTCTCTTTTTTCAGTTGTTTTTATTCCATATGGGTCCACTTTTCGCAGCTCTCTTTTCCCGTTACTGAAGTTGTAAACTGTCTTATTTGTCACACAGACAAGTCAATTGATAGAGAAAAAACATTTACATCCCGTCTCCACTTATTCAAAATATGCACTCAAAAATAGTCCGGaagttattttgtattttctctGTTTTTCTATTTCTATACAAGTCCAATGAATCCACGCACGACTGTGCGTATTGGTGGCTCTTCACCAGTTACCTAACCTTCATTCCATCTGGCGCTAAAAAGGAGAACTTCTAAAAAGTGCTGTCAGCGCAAAGTCATTAACTAACTGTCAAATGAGGTCAAACAGCCTGCGGTCTGTGTGCGTGCTCAACTTTTCTAAAAGTCGTTGCCGTTTATCTGCGCGTGAAGCTTCTTCTGCCCGTCAGCTGTTTGACGACCACACCCCTTTAACCGATCAAATGAAGGCCAACTACACCACATAGTTATTCACATAGAAAAATGTCATGGAAAATTACATAAAGAAACAAATTTTCCAAGCAGTGGTTAAAAaattacccaattgtcatacttgagttaaaGATACcataatagaaaattactcaagtgcaagtgaaagtcacccagtacaatactacttgagtaaaagtctaaaagtatttggtttaaaaaagatttaagtatcaaaagtaaatggtaTTGgtaaaaaatacttaagtatcaaacgtaaaagtataaataatttcagatTCCTTATATAAAGCAAACTAGATGGCATAATAcatacggatagccaggggcatgctccaacacggacttaatttacaaacgaagcatgtgtttagtgagtctgccagatcagagacagtagggatgaccagggaagttctcttgataagtgtgtgaattaggctattttcctgtcttgctaagcattcaaaatgtaacgagtaaaTTAGGGTGTCaggataaaatatatatataaaaagtaaagtacagataccccacaaAAACgaattaagtagtactttcacgTATTTTTACTTAACTACTTTACATCACTCTGAGTCCAAGTCAGTGTCTATCTTTTTCTCGTTCCATATGGGTCCACTTTCCAGCAGCTCCCTTTTCCCCATTACCTGAAGTTGTCTGTATGCCAAATAAGGTAATCCTCCACATATTCTAGCCTAAACTAGTACATtaattgatagagagagagaaagaaacaaacaTTCATATCCTGTCTCACTTATTTCAAATATGCATTCTCAAAAATATTccagtttatttattttatcacttTTTCTATTTCCATACACGTCCAATGTATTCACGCACAACTGTCCGTGTTGGTGACGTGTTTGTGACCATTCCATCTAGTGCAAAAAAGTTATAAAAAATGATGTCATCAGCTGTCAAGTTAGGTCAAGCAGCCTGTGTGCGCGCGATCATCTCATGTATAAGCAGTTGCCATTCCTCTGAGCGTGAAGCGTCAGCTGTTTGACGACCACACCCCTTTAACCGATAAAGTTGTCTACGCCCACACAAGCCTGGGTTTTCTACGGCTGCTACGATAGGTTAACACAAGCCTGGTCGTTCTACGGCTGCTACGATAGGTTAACACAAGCCTGGTTGTTCTATGCCTGCTACGATAGGTTAACACAAGCCTGGTTGTTCTATGCCTGCTACGATAGGTTAACACAAGTCTGGTCGTTCTACGCCTGCTACGATAGGTTAACACAAGTCTGGTCGTTCTATGCCTGCTACGATAGGTTAACACAAGTCTGGTCGTTCTACGCCTGCTACGATAGGTTAACAAGCCAAACGTTCACTGTACTGTCTGTCCATCGCTCTGACGCAACATAGCGCAGCAGGGAGaaacaaaaaaatatacatataccAGTGTATGTCCCGAATGGAGCAGTGGtctgaggtgtcactacagactctggttcgaTTCCCGGCTGTCCCATagcgcggcgcacaattggcccagcgtcgtctgggttaggtcgtcattgtaaataataagttGTTATtcacggacttgcctagttaaaggttaaataaaataaagaaaaattcgTCCCAGCGCAGTGAAGCATCGGTTGGTTACCGACATGTCCCCCTTAACGCAACCGTTTTATCAAATTGAACAAGCTCCAATAAATGTTTTATATCAGCGGGTCTGTTTGGTAGgcagtatgtagggaataaaCAGTTCCGTTATTAAGGAATAGTGCCATTTCACCCACCAAAAGGGGTTGCCATACAACAGGTAAAGTGATTGATATCCCATATAAACAAAACCACAACATTTAAATACCATTTttataatggtgttataacaaGAGTTGATATATAGGCCTAGTCTAATATAATTTTCTTCTATGCTATTTGTGTCGCTGTGGGTTTTTGGGGAGATGAGAAAAGTGGTTGTCCGCCTCTATATTGATGTTTACGGTAGTAGTGGTGCTGATGCGGGCGGGGAAGTGGAATGAGTCAGGTTCTGTGATGCTGCTGCTAGCGCTGCCATTTCATCAACAGCAACATTCATTTCATAACATTTTGCGGCCTTCAAAATCAGGAAACGAACCCGTCGAATGTATCACATTCGAAACGAGTCTGGTTTTAGACAATAGTGTAGACTTCCGTCTACAAATAACAACCTTTTGTGGAGTAAAGCGTGCTGTGGATTCTTCTCTTAGACCTAGGACGTTCGAGCCCGTTGTTATCGTTATAAACCGTAATAAAGACACTAGACCCGTCGTTGGATCTCTCCAGGGGAATTGTAAAACTGTGGTTTTATGTGTCGCTGTAAGAACTTTTTTCGGCGTTTGTTCTACGAAAGAGGAGACGAGCTTCTCGAAACGATGGAACCTGCAGCATTCGGGTTCTGAACGCCGCAACTAAACAACGTAAGATGAAACCATTCCACGTTCTCCTAGGCTATAGGCCTTGCTCGTAATTGTGACCTCGATcccattaaaatacattttaaatttcaGGATAACGATGAGAGAAATAAGAAAAAGGTTTTGAATAAAGTGGATGAAGTTACACTGCTTGTGGTCTTGGAAGCCTGTTATGAGAGTGACAGCTGTGATGTGGTAAAGTTCATCAAATCATCGTGTAGATTCTATTCTAGCCAGCTGTTCTCCATTCGATTCCCCATTAGCCTACTGACAGATCAGGTTGAACTATCcctataataataacaacaatcaATTGTCCTGCCATAAGGAAAAACGGAGGGGCCCATTCATTGACCTTGGTAGGTCTGGGAAAAAACATTCGATTTGAATCCAAAAGCACCTTACGTGaaatattattttgacattttagtcacttagcagactcccttatccagagagacttacagtagtgagtggaaacatgtacatactggtcccctgtgggaatcgaacccacaaccctggcggtgCAAGCGCCATGCGCTACCGACTGAGCCACATCCACGGTATGTTCTACAATAGACATAGTTTTGTCCCCTATAGGTGACTGTAATAGGTTACAGTCAACTGTCCGTGTCGATGCTCCAGAGATCAGAGTTAAAGCCGATATCCGGGCTGAGTCAACAGCTATGGGGGTGGGTATTACGGTTATTCTCTAGGGGATCTGTGTGTCCACGGTAGGCAGAGTGTTTGCATATTAAGCGGACTGTGTAATCCCCCGGCCAGGCAGAGTGAGGTAGTGGCGGTGAGCTTTAGTTAGCACTAGAGGCAGTGTGATGGCTGGATAACCAGGCCTGTGCATAGAATGCAATACCATAATAAATTATTGCATTGTAGTGTTTTCAATAAGCATACTTCTATAGAACATGGAATAGAATACAGAATCAAATATGTAAGCTATATTACTTACTTGCCACTGGCTACAACTAGAATGAAATCACTTTATTTTTCTTAAGAGGGAAATTCAACAGGGCTTTGTATATTCAGCAATAAAATAAATCCTTGATAACCTAAAATAAATCCTTGATAACCTAAAATAAATCCTTGATAACCTAAAATAAATCCTTGATAACCTAAAATAAATCCTTGATAACCTAAAACAGACTATCAAATCAATGGTGACATAGCCAAGTCAAGTGTCTTGAAAGTAGGCCAACATAGGCTAGAAAATCAGATCTCCTCTAGTCACATGCTTGTAATTAAACATGTGGCTATAATaggcattataaactgggtggtttgagccctgaattctgattggctgaaggtcatggtatatcagaccgtacacCACGGGTAtgccaaaacatgtatttttacttctctaattatgttggtaaccagtttataaaagcaataaggaacctcgggggtttgtggccaatataccacggctaagggctgtatccaggcactccacattGCGTCGTGCAGAGGACACagtccttagctgtggtatattggccatataccacacctcctctggcaTTATTGCTTTATTGTAACACTGGGGGCCTAGATAAAAACCATGGCCATATCAAGATGAGGAGAAGTACAGCCTTTTAACTCATCACCAGGGCCGTCTCTAGCCTTCTGGGGTCCCCAAGTGAACACTGTTGTCACGGGTTACGGGTTACCTGTCTGACACTGGTTTTGTGCGTCCATtcgcctgtgtctctctccacgTGCCTGATTTACACAACAGAAGCTAGACAGTAGTCACCATGGAGGCGATATGGCTGTACCAGTTCCGACTCATCGTCATTGGGGACTCGACGGTGGGGAAATCGTGTTTGATCCGGCGGTTCACAGAGGGACGCTTCGCCCAGGTGAGCGACCCCACGGTCGGCGTAGATTTCTTCTCTCGCCTGGTGGAGATCGAGCCGGGGAAACGGATCAAGCTACAGATCTGGGATACTGCGGGACAGGAGCGGTTcaggtatggtgtgtgtgtggtctaaGGATGGTGACAGGTATTTATCATCGAATATTAACCTCTTTCGGTAGTGATCTATCATAGCCTACCTTTCGAATGACAACGCGCTCTGCTGTGTCAATGCTGCTTCCTGTCCAACAAGACTGAGGTCCACACTGAAGTCAGGTTGTGTCATTCCACTACTGATTAGGGTTATTGACGAGTCAAAAGAGCCTTATTATGCAAAGTACAAAGGGTATGCGGTTATTGGCCTATTTAAACATTTACAGGAACATCGGTAACACATTGGACATGCAGGCCTAAATAGGCCTGATAGACATTTCTAAAACATACAAAACAAGTATATGAGGACCCTTTTAAATACATTTACCTAGCAGcctttgaacacacacacacacacttcgtcAGCGTTCCATCTCTCCATTTCCTGCTCTGCATCTGTGTCTTCTGATTCATTTCAACTGTTTCTTATGAATATTTTACCAGCCTCCTAtcttcattctctctttcttgaagtcctcttcttccacctccccttccctctatccacccacaccttgCCTGCCTGTCATATCCCTCCTCCcacttcctctccccttcctgtcctccctcccgccCGCCCCTcacattttctctttctctcttctgccaaactttccctctccctcactacccACTCTCTCCTCACTACCCACGCTCTCCCTTTTTCTAACCTTTATATCTGTCTCctaacacctctctccctcactacccactctctccctcactacccactctctccctcactacccactctctccctttttctaacCTTTATATCTGTCTCctaacacctctctccctcactacccactctctccctcactacccactctctccctttttctaacCTTTATATCTGTCTCctaacacctctctccctcactacccactctctccctcactacccactctctccctttttctaacCTTTATATCTGTCTCctaacacctctctccctcactacccactctctccctcactacccactctctccctttttctaacCTTTATATCTGTCTCctaacacctctctccctcacgctctTCTTTTAGTTCAGAACGACACTATTTGTCTTCGTGATGAGTGTGATGCAACAGTAACACTCTTGATAACATCTCAGATGTTTCCTCAATGATGTGGATGTTTCTATCCTCTACTGTGATCTGCCATGTCATCCAGGTTCAGCTTAGTAGCCAATAGTCCATCTatatctcatgttctctctcatcTCAACCCTCTCTCAGGTCCATCACAAGAGCCTACTATCGTAACTCGGTGGGCGGGCTCCTGCTGTTTGACATCACAAACCGTCGCTCCTTCCAGAACGTTCATGATTGGCTAGAGGAGGCCCGGAGTCACGTCCAACCACACAGCATCGTGTTCCTATTGGTCGGACACAAGTGTGACCTGGAGCCTCAGCGTCAGGTAGCCtatcagaatgtgtgtgtgtgtttgattgagCATTTGAAGAAAGAATTCTCACCCTAACAAAGGACACTATAAATGACACCTGAAACACATTTCTATGAAATCAGACAATAAAATAGAATCTTTACCTTTTAAAAAAAATCGGCAGGTGACTCGTCAGGAAGCTGAGAAACTCGCCGGCGCCTACGGGATGCGTTACGTAGAAACCTCGGCCCGCGACGCCATCAATGTGGAGCACGCCTTCACGGAGCTGACCAGGGACATCTTCCACCTGGTGAGGAGATAATCTTCTTCAACCGGAGTCAAAAATCTAAATGGAGTCACATTTTCAATGCTAACCCTTGGCTATTAAAGCAATGGGCTGGTCCCATAAAACATGAATCTCAAAGAAACTAAATTGTAATTCATATACAATTATTAGGTTATTGCCATTTTAACAAGTCATTTCAAAATAAATACCTGATAaatactagggctgggaattgccagggacctcacgatacaatAGTATTACAATACCCACAATAGTATTACAATACCCACAATAGTATTacaatacttaggtgccgatatgtTTTGTGATTCTcccgattctatatgtattgctgtttgatactgtgattttattgtgatgatgatgttccaaacatatggctcactatatgtctgctgcagagagacgagagagagagagcaggagaaaacAGGTTGAATCAGTCAGGGAAACAAATAGCATGTTGGCTCAGCATTtagaaagaagatggagaacaagctataggattTGGAGCAGGTATAGCCAACTAGCGCTAGTTAACGCAACCTACAGTAGCAATGAATAAATATCTGGAgaataatattgcgatatgtaACTATCGATTCCCCCCCATCACTACTGGGCTGTAAAATAAAAGTGTTAGTTAATTAATCGGAAGCCTCTGCATGTGAATACTTAACCTTGATATCTTGGCCCTAGGTAAGGAGCGGTGACATCACTATCCAGGAGGGTTGGGAAGGGGTGAAGAGCGGCTTCGTCCCCAACGTGGTCCACTCCTCCGAGGAGGTCACCAAGAGTGACCGGCGGTGCCTCTGCTGATCTGGAGGGATCACTAGAGAGATCTCTGACTCAAGCCTGGTTTCACCTAGGTCCTCCTGGATCCATTTCAGCTCTAGTTTAGCAATTTCCCTCTGCTGATCTGCATCAGGATGGAGGGATCTTACCCACAACTACACTACAtggtcaaaagtatgtggacacatcaaattagtggattttgctatttcagccacaccggttgatgacaggtgtataaaatcgagcacaccgccatgcaatctccatagacaaacattggcagtagaatggcccgtaccgaacagctcagtgactttcaatgtggcaccatcataggatgccacctttccaacaagtcagtttgtcagatttctgccctgcaagagctgctccagtcaactgtaagtgctgttattctgaagtggaaacatctaggagcaacagcggcccagctgcgaagtggtaggccacacaagcgcacaggttgtcgagatcggtgtggaagaacttgactggcctgcatagagccctgacttcaaccccatcaaacacctttgggatgaattggaatgccgagtgtgagccaggcctaatcgcccaacatcagtgcccaacctcactcatgctcgtggctgaatggaagcaagtccctgcatcaatgttccaacatctagtggaaagccttccaggaagagtggaggctgttctagCATCAAAGGGcaaaccaactccatattaatgcccatgattttggaatgagatgtttgattaGCAGGTGTCCACagacttttggccatgtagtataGATCCCTGGTTTCCCCATCTCCTTTCTTCCAATATGCAATCCCATAACACAATTTATACAGCCAGAAGGCATCACACACCATGGTTGGGCAAGGTTTAGCCAAAACGACATTCTATTTGACTCAGTTTAAAGGAGACTAAGATGGAGGGGgctctcagtctctcccctcccccccaaagGAAACTAAATCTGGTCTCAAAAACTCTGTGGTTCtctacttttttcccccactcaTCATCCAACGACCACTGTACAATCCCTATCCAACACCATAATGGGCTTTATGGACCCTGTGGACAGGGATGTAAGGGAACGACTGTTTGACTGACAGTACAGGTGGACAAAGTGACTCCAGGGACGTATTCACTTCACATCAAACGGAGGAAATGGACAGAACAGGAAGGGACAACCTGAACCAAtaagaaactttttttttttatagcaaAACATTACTTTATTTTTTCTTAatggtgtgcactaatgaatacgacccagtaAAAGGTGGACTATAAGGGGATATTAGGCATCCCTGAGTACCGGTACATTACCTGTTCCTCTTTGCAAGAATCCAAATCCCTGAGGAGGGTCAAACTGACAACAGAGGAGGACTATTTATTTGAGTACGTTTGAACAATGTCTCTGGAACTTGTCCTAGTGATTCTGGAATCTAGTGGAGGAACCCATGGTAACAGTGGAGAGACAGCTAGGAGAACATACTCTAAAAACACCATAACTTGTCCTAGTGATTCTGGAATCTAGCGGAGGAACCCATGGTAACAGTGGAGAGACAGCTAGGAGAACATACTCTAAAAACACCATAACTACCTAGAATTCCACACCTCTACAACTCTATAGACACAAGTATGGCAACAGACATGTGCATTCAATATCTCAAACCAGTATAGAAATAAGGACACTCATTCCAAAAATGAAATCACATTTTGTTAATGACTAAGACGATGTAACAATAACCTTTTCTGGTTTGGTAACTGAAACATGAAATGGTTTGGGCACAATAGGTGGAGGGACAGAACTTGCTGTGTTATAACAAATGGTGTCCTACATTTTATTTTCAGTTGAAGATGTTTTGTACCCACTGTGTTCAAAGGTCAATTTCTTTCTCATCAGAAAAAAACTATGATTCCTTCGTCTCTAGTGATGAGATTGAAATAAGATTTGAATAATGTGATAAGGTTATTTGTTTTGGATAGGGGAAGCACCATTGCCTTCCTCTGAATGGGCGAGTGTATACTACTGATGAACTGATATCGTCCACCTTTTCCAAAGAGTGATGCATTATCGTATGT
Protein-coding sequences here:
- the LOC115123645 gene encoding ras-related protein Rab-39B-like gives rise to the protein MEAIWLYQFRLIVIGDSTVGKSCLIRRFTEGRFAQVSDPTVGVDFFSRLVEIEPGKRIKLQIWDTAGQERFRSITRAYYRNSVGGLLLFDITNRRSFQNVHDWLEEARSHVQPHSIVFLLVGHKCDLEPQRQVTRQEAEKLAGAYGMRYVETSARDAINVEHAFTELTRDIFHLVRSGDITIQEGWEGVKSGFVPNVVHSSEEVTKSDRRCLC